Proteins from one Elusimicrobiota bacterium genomic window:
- a CDS encoding adenylate/guanylate cyclase domain-containing protein, with translation MPDIQLKKLVRSKEITALITNYANLGKTVTIYDKNNMLLAGTQDAGYNTTCELKHNNTIIGFLKGDETVATFAPLMQSILIKEAEKRLIVQETLERYKEINLLYTFSEKATECLDILQISKLVIEEALKIINATSASVMLFNKESGNLEVIAATGFEFNKKFIFKPGDGIAGQVFQTKKAEIINNVSIDPRFVKGREIQALICAPLKNKDKVLGVINVSNKNPGQYTSGDLKLLTTLALQAAAFIENAMLYENKIKQEKERLHLERYVAPQVVEAIMRDTDNIGLAPGKKRITVMFSDIRNFTGACEMLEPEQIVKYLNEYFSSLVEIIFKNNGTLNKFVGDMIVALFGAPAEVENHEIVAIESAIQMQQCIKTMKTLWIKDNFHTGIGINSGHMVVGNIGSTHHTDYTAIGDEVNIASRLQTLAKGSQILVSRNTYDAAKNVFEFKELGGTSVKGKNKPVEVFEVIY, from the coding sequence ATGCCTGATATTCAGTTAAAAAAGCTTGTGCGTAGTAAAGAAATAACTGCGTTAATAACAAACTATGCCAACCTGGGCAAAACAGTAACAATATACGATAAAAACAATATGTTATTGGCTGGTACGCAAGATGCCGGGTACAACACAACCTGCGAGTTAAAACATAACAATACAATAATCGGTTTCTTAAAAGGCGATGAAACGGTCGCTACGTTTGCGCCGTTGATGCAGTCTATTTTGATAAAAGAAGCGGAAAAACGGTTGATCGTCCAGGAAACGCTGGAGCGGTACAAAGAAATTAACCTGTTATACACATTTTCGGAAAAAGCCACTGAGTGCCTTGATATACTCCAAATCTCGAAACTTGTAATTGAAGAAGCGTTGAAAATTATTAACGCCACCAGCGCGTCGGTAATGCTGTTCAACAAAGAGTCGGGCAACCTCGAAGTAATAGCCGCGACGGGGTTTGAGTTCAACAAAAAATTTATTTTTAAACCCGGGGACGGGATTGCCGGGCAGGTGTTTCAAACAAAAAAAGCGGAGATTATAAATAACGTGTCGATAGACCCCAGGTTTGTTAAAGGCCGGGAAATACAGGCACTTATTTGCGCGCCGCTAAAAAATAAAGACAAAGTGCTTGGCGTTATTAATGTCAGCAACAAAAACCCGGGGCAATACACCTCCGGCGACCTCAAACTGTTAACCACGCTTGCACTGCAAGCCGCAGCGTTTATTGAAAACGCGATGTTGTACGAAAACAAGATAAAACAGGAAAAAGAACGGTTACATCTGGAACGTTATGTAGCGCCTCAGGTGGTAGAAGCAATAATGCGGGATACCGATAATATTGGCCTTGCTCCGGGGAAAAAAAGGATCACGGTCATGTTTTCTGATATCCGTAACTTTACCGGCGCGTGTGAAATGCTTGAACCAGAACAAATCGTGAAGTATTTAAACGAATACTTTTCTTCGCTGGTAGAAATAATATTTAAAAATAACGGTACGTTAAACAAGTTTGTCGGCGACATGATAGTAGCGCTGTTCGGCGCGCCAGCGGAGGTTGAGAACCATGAGATTGTTGCGATTGAATCCGCAATTCAGATGCAGCAGTGTATAAAAACAATGAAAACCCTTTGGATAAAAGACAATTTTCATACCGGGATCGGTATTAATTCCGGACACATGGTGGTGGGCAATATCGGGTCTACCCATCATACTGATTACACAGCGATAGGCGACGAGGTTAACATCGCGTCACGGCTGCAGACGCTTGCAAAAGGCAGCCAGATTCTTGTCAGCCGGAATACGTATGACGCGGCAAAAAACGTGTTTGAGTTTAAAGAACTCGGCGGAACCAGTGTTAAAGGGAAAAACAAACCCGTGGAAGTGTTTGAAGTAATATACTAA